Part of the Mycolicibacterium mageritense genome is shown below.
GCCACCGACGGCGGTGCCTCGACCTGGATCACCAGGTCGACCGCGCCCATGTCGATGCCCAACTCCAGGCTGGATGTGGCGACGACGGCGCGCAGCCGCCCGCTCTTGAGATCCTCCTCGACCTGTGCGCGCTGTTCCTTGCTGACCGAACCGTGGTGGGCCCGGGCCAGCAGCGTCGGCGCCCCGTTGGCCTGACCACTGGCCATCAGCTGGGCCGGTGCGCCGCCCCCGACCTGCGGATTGTGGTCGAGCGACAATTGGATTCCGGCGCGTTCGGCGTGGATCTCGTTGAGCCGCGACGTCAGGCGCTCGGCGAGGCGTCGGGAATTGGCGAACACGATCGAGGACTGATGCGATTCGACCAGATCGACGATGCGTTCCTCGACGTCGGGCCAGATGCTGTTGTTGTCGAGGTTGGCCATGTCGGGCACCGGAACCTGCACCGACAGGTCGAAGGTCTTGGCCGCCGGCGGCGCGACGATGGTGGTCGGGGCCTGCCCGGACAGGAAACGCGCCACTTCCTCCGGCGGCCGCACGGTCGCCGACAGCCCGATGCGCTGCGCAGGCCGGTCGAGGAGCTGGTCCAGCCGTTCGAGCGAAAGCGCAAGGTGGGCACCGCGTTTGGTCGCCGCGACCGCGTGCACCTCGTCGACGATGACGGTCTGCACCGTGGCGAGCGTCTCGCGCGCCGCCGACGTCAGCATCAGGAACAGCGATTCCGGTGTGGTGATCAGGATGTCCGGCGGCTGCGCGATCATCGCGCGCCGCTGATTGGGCGGCGTGTCACCGGACCGAACGCCCACACTGATCTCGGGGGCGGGCAGCCCGTGGCGTTCGGCGACGCGCGTGATGCCGGTCAGCGGCGTGCGCAGGTTGCGTTCGACGTCGACGGCCAGCGCCTTGAGCGGCGACACATAGAGCACCCGGGTGCCCTTCTGCGGTGGCTCAGCGGCCAGCCGGTCGATCGCCCACAGGAACGCGGCCAGGGTCTTGCCCGACCCCGTCGGTGCGATGACCAGCGTGTTGTCGCCCTCGGCGATCGCCGACCAAGCCTGAGCCTGCGCGGCTGTGGGAGCCGGGAAGGCAGCCGTGAACCACTCCCGGGTCAGCGCGCTGAACCGGGTCAGCGGATCGGGGTGAGCCATCCACCCATACTGCCGCGCGGCACCGACAAGAAGCGGTCAGCGGTGCTCAGGGGATGCCGCGGCCACCAGTTCGGCGGGTAGGCCCGGTACCCGGCCTACCGCGTCGAGCAGGGCGTGCGCGCAGGAATCGGCGACGAAGCCCGCGTCGATGGACGGGTCGATGACGCGCTGGCGGCACAGCTCGAACGTCAACGCGAGCCAGCCGTAGATGGTGGCCCGCAGGTCGCGTTCCACCTTGGCATCCAGCGGCTGGCCCACCGTCTCGCGGATGCGCTCCATGATCCGGTTGGCCTGCCGGTCGTTGTCGACGTCGTCGATACCCCGCAGCACGGGATCGGCACGCCCCATGCCCATGTAGGCCGCCCACGCGCCGTGCGGATGTTCCTCGTCGTAGCGCAGGTAGGCGAGCACGCCTGCGCGCAGCTGGTCGAAAAGGCTCTGGCCGGGTTCGGCCGGAGTGTTGGTGGCCTCGAACAGGCGCTCACCCTCGGTGCGTACGACGGCGGAGAAGAAGGCCCGCTTGTCGGGGAAGTAGTGGTACATCAGCGCGCGGGACACCCCGGCGCGTTCGGCGATCTCGTCGATCCGGACCTCGTCGTACGGTCGTTGGCCGAACACTTCGGCCCCCAACGCCAACAGCTCACTGCGCCGATCGGCGGGGGAGAGCCGTCGCCTCGACTCAGCACCCACGCGCTCAGCTTACTTGACACCTGTTGAACATCCCGGCAGGACCGCCGGGTCAGTGGCCTGACGGATCCGCGTCGTGCTCGGCGCGGGCCTCGGACCCGGTCTGGCCGGCGTCGAAGTCGTCTTCACCGCTCGCGCGGCCCACGTAGCGACCACCGCGACGCGAGCGCGCGACGTGCTCGTCGGCTTCCACGTCTGATTCCGGCTTGTCGCCACCGTCGCCCGTCATGAACGTCGAATTACCCGGTCGCATCAGGTATCAAACGCGGTGCCGCGGGGTACCGTCTGAGGTGGACGGACCCCAGCGTCCGCCGAGGTACGGCATGGACTGGTTCACGGCAACCGACTACTGGCTCGCCAGGCAGGTGGTGCAGCGGGGGACCGCGGCGATCTATCTGATCGCGTTCATCGCGGCCGCTCGCCAGTTCCGTGCGCTCATGGGCTCCGCGGGCCTGCTGCCCATCCCGCAATTCCTCGCACGCACCTCGTTCCGCAACGCGCCGAGCATCTTTCACCTGCACTACACCGACCGGTTCTGCGCCACGATCTGCTGGCTCGGTGCCGCGCTGTCGGTGCTGCTGCTGGCCGGTTTCAGTGATGCGGTGCCGTTGTGGGCGGCGATGCTGACCTGGCTGTGCGTCTGGGCCCTTTATCTGTCGATCGTCAACGTCGGGCAGACGTGGTACTCGTTCGGCTGGGAGTCGCTGCTGCTGGAAACCGGCTTCCTGGTGGTGTTTCTGGGCAATGACGACACCGCGCCGCCCATCCTGGTGCTGCTGCTCGTGCGGTGGCTGGTTTTCCGGGTCGAGTTCGGCGCGGGCATGATCAAGCTGCGCGGTGACCGCTGCTGGCGCACGCTGACCTGCCTGTACTACCACCACGAGACGCAACCCATGCCGGGCCCGCTGAGCTGGTTCTTCCACCACCTGCCCAAGCCGCTGCACCGTATCGAGGTGGCGGGCAACCACTTTGCACAGCTCGTCGTTCCGTTCGCGCTGTTCGCTCCGCAACCGGTGGCGAGCTACGCCGCCGCAATCATCATCGTCACGCAACTGTGGTTGGTGGCGTCGGGCAACTTCGCGTGGCTCAACTGGGTGACCATCGTGCTGGCGTTCGGCGCGGTGTCGGATTCCGTTCTGCCGGTCACCACGCCCGATTTACCGCCTGCACCAGCCTGGTTCATCGTCGTCGTGCTTGCGTTCACCGCGACGATCGTCGTGCTGAGCTACTGGCCCGCGCGCAATCTGGTCTCGAAGCGCCAGCGAATGAACGTGTCCTACAACAGGTATCACCTGGTCAACAGCTACGGAGCCTTCGGCGTCGTCGGGCGGACGCGTGACGAGGTGATCATCGAAGGCACCGCCGACGCACATTTGACCGAGCACACCGTGTGGCGGGAATACGAGTTCAAGGGCAAGCCCGGCGACGTGCACCGGTGGCCGCGTCAGTACGCGCCGTATCACCTGCGCCTGGACTGGCTCATGTGGTTCGCCGCCATCTCGCCTGCCTACGCCAAACCGTGGTTGCGCACGCTGCTGGTCCGGCTGCTGGAGAACGACCGCGAAACGCTCAAGCTCTTGCGCAGCAACCCCTTCGGGGACGCGCCGCCACGACATGTCCGGGCGCAGCTGTACCGCTACCGGTTCAGCACCTGGGCAGAGCTCAGGCACGAGCACGTGTGTTGGCATCGGACCCTGCTCGGCCAATACCTGCCGCCGGTCACGCTCCGCACGCCCCACGGGCAGACCGCCGGCGGCTGAATCAACCTTCGCGCAGTGAACGCTGGTAACGGCGCATGCCGGCGATCCAGCGGTCGTAGTCGGAACCCTTGTGCCGGTACATGTCCAGCACCTGCGGGTGCGGCAGCACCAGGAACCGATCGGCCCGCACGGCGTCCACCGTCGCGACCGCGACATCTTCGGCACTGATGACGCTGCCGGAGCGGACGATCGACTCGGCGCCGGCCTGTGTGTCCGGGTCGTCCGCCGCGCGCACGGCATTCAGCAGTGGGGTGTCAACGCCGAGCGGGCACACGCAACTGACGCCCACACCGTCGTCGCCATAAGTGATGGCGAGCCATTCGGCGAAGCCCACCGCCGCGTGCTTGGTCACGGTATATCCCGCCGCGCCGATCTGCGACAACAGCCCGGCGGCTGAGGCCACCGAGACGAAATAGCCGCCACCGCGGGAAACCCATTGGGGTATCAGCACATCCGCCGCCCGAATGTGGGCCCGCAGGTTGACGTCGAGGATGACATCCCACTGCTCGTCGGTACCGAGACCCGACGCGCCGATGATCCCGGCGTTCGCGACGTAGATGTCGACCGGGCCGAATTCGGCTTCGGCCAGGGCTACCAGGCGCTCGATGTCAGCGGTCGCGGCCGCATCGGCACGGGCAGCGATGGCGGCGCCGCCCGCCGTTCGGATCGTGTCGGCCGTCGCGGCGGCCTGACGCTCGTCGATGTCGCTGACCACCACGCGGGCCCCGGCTGCGCTCAGAGTCTGCGCGATGGCCCGGCCGATACCTGAGCCCGCGCCGGTGACGATCGCCACCCGGTCTTCGATGTGCATCCCATCTGCCTACCGAATTTCGGCGGCGCGCGTGCGAACCGGGCGCGACACGCCGAAAATTCCCCGCAGCGACCACATCGTGAGGGCCACGACCACCAATTCTGCGAGCAGGCTGAGCAACGCGTGCGGCGCCGGCTGCAGTCCGCGCTCGCCGAACCCGAACAACCCGGTGGTGCGGGACAGCGCGAACGCCGCGACCGCGCCCGCTGATCCCACGAGCGCCGCGAGGTGCAGCCAGGCCGGCCCGCCGACCGCGATGAGCACCCCGAGCGCGCCGAAGGTCGCGACCAGTACGAGAAACCCCGGACCGATCATCGGGATGTGCTGGTAGCCATGCAGATACAGGTAGGCATGGCTGCCCGCACTGGCGAACAATCCGCACGCGATGCCGAGATTGACCGTGGTGTCTGGGATGTTCATTGTAGTGTCTCCTCTTTGAGCGCCAGCGCGGTCTGGCCCGTGGTGTAGGTGACCTCCCGGATGCCGAGCGCGTCATGCAGCTGTCCCGCGGGGAGCGTGAGTGGCTTCGGCGCGGGACCGGCGCCGGGGTGGGGCAGCGGATAGGCCGTGGTGGTCCCGCTGTAGAACGTGACGTTGCCCTCGGTCTTCGAGAACAGCTGGTGCACATGCCCGTTGAGACACGTCACCGACGCGAACCGGCGCAGGTAGCTCAGTGCCCGGCCGGCATCGTCGGTGCCCCAACCCCAGTCCGGATACATCGCGAACAGTGGGATGTGGCTGAACACGACGATCGGCGTGTCGGACGACAACGGCGCCACGTCTTTCTGCACGAACTCCAGCTGATCTTCCCCGAGGTGGCCGAGCTTCTTGAGGTTGAGTGTGTTGACCAGGCCGATCACATGCACGCCCGCGATGTCGAAGCTGTACCACCCGTCGCCGCGCGTGCCCGCGCCGAACACCGACCGGTACTTCTGCCCGGCGTCGTCGACCGAATCGTGTTCGCCCGGCACCGTGAACACGTGCGGGGTGTGGAGCCCGGACATCATGTGCTTGACCTGATCGAACTGTTCGGGGGTCGCCAGATGCGTGAGATCGCCCGTGTGGATGACGAAGTCCGGTTGGTGGTCGAGGTTGTTGATCTGCTCGATGGCCCGGCCGAAAGATCCGACCACGTCGGGATTGGCGGTGCCGATGAACCCGATGTGGCTGTCGCTGACCTGAGCGAACCGCAACGTGGGGCGATCGATGTGCGCAGCCGGTGCGGCCGCCGCGTGCGACAGCACCTCGCCGCCCACCACGGCGAGCCCGACTGCGGCGCCGAACCATCCGCTGTGACGCAGGAGCTGACGGCGCGTCATGGTGTTGGGATCGCAAGCTTCGCTCATGCTGTCACCACCACGGTGCCCCGCATGAACGGGTGGATCGAGCAGATGTAGTCGAAGCTTCCCGGCGTGCTGAACGTGAAGCTGTAGGTACCGTTGGCATCCATCCCGGGGGAGTGGAAGGATCCGTCGCCCGCGGCCACGGTGTGCGGTTCCTCGTCGTGGTTGGTCCATGTGACGGTCTCGCCGCGCTTGACGGTCAACGTCGCCGGTACGAACGCGAAGTTGTCGATGCGTACCTCGGTGCCCGCGACCGGGGATGCCGGCGGGTCCATCGATGTCGCGGCAGGCATCGGCATGGCGGACATGCCCGTCATGGGCGCCATGCCGACCGACGTGCCGCCGTTGGCGCCGAAGTCGACGATGGTCGGGGGATCGGCAGGCGAAGGCGAGCAGGCCACCACGCCTGCCGCGGCGCTCGCCGCCGCGACGGCGATACCGATCCGCGCAAGCGCCGTGTGGCGCCGCGATTCTCGTTGCATGGGAAACCTCCGGGATGTGAGCGGTTCCACACCCGTAGATATGCCGCCGGGTTACACGTGATTCGGCTCCGGGGCCGCGTGTTCGGGTGGATCCTGAAACCGGCGGAAGCCCGTGTAACCCGGCGGCATATCTACGGGTGTGGAACCGCTGACGATGAGAGGTGTGCCGATGGCGGCGGAGACTTCCGGTGCCCGCGCAAGGTGATCCCGGCGGCGAGCCACGGCCCAGGCCCGAGTTGCACCTCGTGGGAGCGTCCGACAGCGGCCAGGCGCCGTACGCATCGTGGGAGGCGGTGTACGAGGACAACGTCACGTGGGTGTACCGGCTGCTGTTCGCGCGGCTCGGCAGCCGGGCCGACGCCGAGGATCTCACGTCGGAGGTGTTCTTGGCGGCGCTGCGCCCGCTGCGCTTGACCGCCAGCGCGGCAGAGGTCCGGGCCTACCTGCGAGCTACGGCCCGTACGGTGCTGGCCGCGCACTGGCGCGCCACGATGGGTCGCGAGATCACCACGATCGACGACGTCGAAGCGACGGGTGACCCCGACGATGCCGTCAGCACCGCGCCTGAGCGCGTCGCGACCGTGCTCGAATCGCTGCCACCGCAGTACCGGCGGGTGCTGGAACTGCGGTTCCTTGAGGGCCGGTCGATTCGCGAGTCAGCCGCCGACATGGGGGTGAGCATCGCCAACGCCAAGGTTCTGCAGCACCGTGCCCTGCGGCTGGCTGCCCAGATCAACGAGGGAGGGCACCGGTGACCAAGCGCGGGGTGCGCAAGTACGTCGACGACCTTCTCAACGGTCGCCGCCCAAGGCCTTTCCGCGCCGACGGCTTCGAAGCCGCCCAGGTGCGCACGGCCATCGAGTTGCGGGCTGCCCGCGACGGCGACGGCGACCCACGCCCGGAATTCGTCGATGCCCTCAAGCGCCGCATCGCCGAACAACTTTCGAGCGACGAGCCCGAGCGCAAAGCGCCGTCGGCCACGCGCCGCCAGGTCATCGTGGGCACGACCGCGGCGGCCACCGCGGCAGTGGTCGCGGTCTCCGTCGACCACCTGGTGACCGGCCGCCCGGCCGAGCCGCCCGCCGATGCGGAGCTGGTCCCGAACGACGGATCGTGGCAGCCCGTCGCGCAGAGTTCCGAAGTGGCGGACGGGGACATGCGGAAGTTCGACCTCGGCACCGTGACCGGATTCGTCCGCCGGGTCGACGACCGGGTCGAGGCGGTGTCCGGCGTGTGCACGCACCAGGGCTGCAAGCTGTGGTTCGACCGGGCCGACGACCGGTTGCACTGCCCCTGCCATCTCACGTCGTTCTCACCTGCCGGCGAGGTCGTGACACACCAGTTGCCGACAGCGCCGAAGCCATTGCCGCACTTTGAGGTTCGGGAGAACCACGGCGTGATCGAAGTGCTTGCGCCGCAGCCCCCGACCGAGCCGGCGTAGCCCGTGTAACCCCGGTGCGTATCGATGTATGACGCTACGCACACAGGAGTTCCCGATATGAAGACCGTCCTGGCCATCGCCGTTGTCGCAACCGCAGCCATCCCCGGTGCCGGTCTGGCCGCCGCGGCTCCTACGGCGGGCATGACCGCACCGGATGTGGTGCGCGACTTGACCGACGCCGGTTACACAGTTGCGATCAACGGTGCGGCAGGTGTGCCGCTGTCGCAGTGCACCGTGACCGGCGTGCACGGTGTGCCCGCTGACAACCACCGTGCCCCAAACCAATTCACCACGGTCTACGTCGACGTCGAGTGTGAATCGGAAGGCTGAACCGGTCAGCCGAAATGCACGCCTTGGGCCAGCGGCAATTCCGACGAGTAGTTGACCGTGTTGGTGGCGCGGCGCATGTAGGCCTTCCATGCGTCGGATCCCGATTCGCGACCGCCGCCCGTGTGCTTCTCGCCGCCGAACGCACCGCCGATCTCGGCTCCCGACGTGCCGATGTTGACGTTGGCGATGCCGCAGTCCGAACCGTCGGCGGCCAGGAACCGTTCCGCCTCGCGCACGTCGGTGGTGAATATTGCCGAGGAAAGACCTTGCGGCACTGCGTTGTTCAAGGCAATCGCGTCGTCGAGCTGATCGTAGGTCATCACGTAGAGGATGGGCGCGAACGTCTCGGTGTGCACGACCTCGGTCTGGGCGGGCATTCGTACCACGGCCGGCGCGACGTAGAACGCACCCTCGTCTCCCATGTCGTGACGCTCACCGCCGAACACGATGCCGCCGTCGGCAGCGGCCTGCTCGAGCGCACCCACCATGTCGCGGTACGCACGCGCGTGGATCAGCGGACCGACCAGGGTGCCCTCGGCGTCCGGAACCCCGATTGGCAGCGTCCGGTACGCGGACACGATGCGTTCGACCAATTCGTCGGCCACCGACGAGTGCACGATCAACCGGCGCAACGTCGTACACCGCTGGCCCGCGGTGCCCGCCGCGGAGAACACGATGGCGCGGACCGCGAGCTCCAGGTCGGCCGACGGCGTCACGATGGCCGCGTTGTTGCCGCCCAGTTCCAGCAGCGCCTTGCCGAATCGGGCGGCGACGCGTGGTCCGACCTGTTGGCCCATGCGCACCGAACCGGTGGCACTCACCAGGGCCACGCGGGGGTCGTCGACCAGGCGTTCGCCGAGTTCGCGACCGCCCTGAACGAGCCGGCTCACGGCCGCGGGCGCGCCGACGTCGGCCGCGGCCCGTTCGATCAACGCCTGGCAGGCCAGCGCGGTCAGCGGGGTCAACTCGGACGGCTTCCACACCACGGTGTCGCCGCACACCAGGGCCACAGCGGCGTTCCACGACCACACGGCGACCGGGAAGTTGAACGCGGTGATGACACCCACGACACCCAGCGGATGCCAGGTCTCCATCAACCGGTGGCCGGGCCGCTCGGAAGCGATGGTGCGGCCGTAGAGCTGGCGGGACAGCCCGACGGCGAACTGACAGATGTCGATCATCTCCTGCACCTCGCCGAGTGCTTCGGAGGTGATCTTCCCGGCTTCTATCGTCACCAGGGTCGCGAGGTCGGCCTTGTGCTCGACCAGCAGCTCGCCGAGCCGGGCCACGAGTGCACCGCGGACCGGGGCCGGCGTGGTACGCCAGACCGAGAATGCCTGTGCGGCTTCGGCAATCGCGGCATCGACCTGTTCGGGCGAGTCCGCGGGCAGGGTGAACAACACGTCGCCTGTGATGGGCGTGCTCGCGAGCAGACCGTGGCCGGATGTCGCCGCCGGGGCGGCTCCATGCTCGCTCGGCCCGCCCAGAGTGCTCCGCGCGCCGACGGCGTCGAGCGCGGCGCGTACCCGGGCGCGCAGCTCGTCGGCCGTGGGCAGGTGGGTGCGCTCGGTCGTCGTCGGGGAAGTGGTCATGGTGACGCCTTTCTGATTGGGGATACAGTGCGGGCCATGGGCGAACCCGACGAACAACCGCTGGACGCTATCGATCGGATTCTGGTGCGTGAACTCGTTGCCGACGGCCGGGCCACCTTGGCGCAGCTGGCGTCGGTCGCGGGATTGTCGGTGTCGGCCGTGCAGGCGCGGGTCCGTCGGCTGGAGTCCCGCAAGGTCGTGACGGGGTACGCCGCGCGGCTCAACCCCGAGGCGCTCGGGAACATGCTCTCGGCGTTCGTGGCCATCACCCCTCTCGATCCCTCTCAACCCGATGATGCCCCCGCCCGGCTGGAACACATCCCCGAAATCGAGTCGTGCCATTCGGTCGCCGGTGAGGAGAGCTACGTGCTGCTGGTGCGGGTCGCGTCGGCGCGGGCGCTGGAAGACCTGCTGCAACGGATCAGGACTGCCGCGAACGTGCGCACGCGAAGCACCATTATCTTGCAGACATTTTACACCGGCAGGGACTTCATTCCGTAACTCTTGCGGTTGTCAACGTATCAGAGCGTAAAAATTGCGCTAATGTGGTGGCATGACTGCAGTGCTGACCCCTGTGACCGCTCTCGTGCCCGACCGGGTGCGCGACGTGCTGGCTCGCAGCATCCTGGTCGACGGTTTCGATTTCGTGCTCGATCTCGACCG
Proteins encoded:
- a CDS encoding TetR/AcrR family transcriptional regulator encodes the protein MGAESRRRLSPADRRSELLALGAEVFGQRPYDEVRIDEIAERAGVSRALMYHYFPDKRAFFSAVVRTEGERLFEATNTPAEPGQSLFDQLRAGVLAYLRYDEEHPHGAWAAYMGMGRADPVLRGIDDVDNDRQANRIMERIRETVGQPLDAKVERDLRATIYGWLALTFELCRQRVIDPSIDAGFVADSCAHALLDAVGRVPGLPAELVAAASPEHR
- a CDS encoding SDR family oxidoreductase, whose product is MHIEDRVAIVTGAGSGIGRAIAQTLSAAGARVVVSDIDERQAAATADTIRTAGGAAIAARADAAATADIERLVALAEAEFGPVDIYVANAGIIGASGLGTDEQWDVILDVNLRAHIRAADVLIPQWVSRGGGYFVSVASAAGLLSQIGAAGYTVTKHAAVGFAEWLAITYGDDGVGVSCVCPLGVDTPLLNAVRAADDPDTQAGAESIVRSGSVISAEDVAVATVDAVRADRFLVLPHPQVLDMYRHKGSDYDRWIAGMRRYQRSLREG
- a CDS encoding Rieske (2Fe-2S) protein, translating into MTKRGVRKYVDDLLNGRRPRPFRADGFEAAQVRTAIELRAARDGDGDPRPEFVDALKRRIAEQLSSDEPERKAPSATRRQVIVGTTAAATAAVVAVSVDHLVTGRPAEPPADAELVPNDGSWQPVAQSSEVADGDMRKFDLGTVTGFVRRVDDRVEAVSGVCTHQGCKLWFDRADDRLHCPCHLTSFSPAGEVVTHQLPTAPKPLPHFEVRENHGVIEVLAPQPPTEPA
- a CDS encoding metallophosphoesterase family protein yields the protein MSEACDPNTMTRRQLLRHSGWFGAAVGLAVVGGEVLSHAAAAPAAHIDRPTLRFAQVSDSHIGFIGTANPDVVGSFGRAIEQINNLDHQPDFVIHTGDLTHLATPEQFDQVKHMMSGLHTPHVFTVPGEHDSVDDAGQKYRSVFGAGTRGDGWYSFDIAGVHVIGLVNTLNLKKLGHLGEDQLEFVQKDVAPLSSDTPIVVFSHIPLFAMYPDWGWGTDDAGRALSYLRRFASVTCLNGHVHQLFSKTEGNVTFYSGTTTAYPLPHPGAGPAPKPLTLPAGQLHDALGIREVTYTTGQTALALKEETLQ
- a CDS encoding cupredoxin domain-containing protein: MQRESRRHTALARIGIAVAAASAAAGVVACSPSPADPPTIVDFGANGGTSVGMAPMTGMSAMPMPAATSMDPPASPVAGTEVRIDNFAFVPATLTVKRGETVTWTNHDEEPHTVAAGDGSFHSPGMDANGTYSFTFSTPGSFDYICSIHPFMRGTVVVTA
- a CDS encoding RNA polymerase sigma factor, translated to MHLVGASDSGQAPYASWEAVYEDNVTWVYRLLFARLGSRADAEDLTSEVFLAALRPLRLTASAAEVRAYLRATARTVLAAHWRATMGREITTIDDVEATGDPDDAVSTAPERVATVLESLPPQYRRVLELRFLEGRSIRESAADMGVSIANAKVLQHRALRLAAQINEGGHR
- a CDS encoding Lrp/AsnC family transcriptional regulator, translated to MGEPDEQPLDAIDRILVRELVADGRATLAQLASVAGLSVSAVQARVRRLESRKVVTGYAARLNPEALGNMLSAFVAITPLDPSQPDDAPARLEHIPEIESCHSVAGEESYVLLVRVASARALEDLLQRIRTAANVRTRSTIILQTFYTGRDFIP
- the amaB gene encoding L-piperidine-6-carboxylate dehydrogenase, translated to MTTSPTTTERTHLPTADELRARVRAALDAVGARSTLGGPSEHGAAPAATSGHGLLASTPITGDVLFTLPADSPEQVDAAIAEAAQAFSVWRTTPAPVRGALVARLGELLVEHKADLATLVTIEAGKITSEALGEVQEMIDICQFAVGLSRQLYGRTIASERPGHRLMETWHPLGVVGVITAFNFPVAVWSWNAAVALVCGDTVVWKPSELTPLTALACQALIERAAADVGAPAAVSRLVQGGRELGERLVDDPRVALVSATGSVRMGQQVGPRVAARFGKALLELGGNNAAIVTPSADLELAVRAIVFSAAGTAGQRCTTLRRLIVHSSVADELVERIVSAYRTLPIGVPDAEGTLVGPLIHARAYRDMVGALEQAAADGGIVFGGERHDMGDEGAFYVAPAVVRMPAQTEVVHTETFAPILYVMTYDQLDDAIALNNAVPQGLSSAIFTTDVREAERFLAADGSDCGIANVNIGTSGAEIGGAFGGEKHTGGGRESGSDAWKAYMRRATNTVNYSSELPLAQGVHFG
- a CDS encoding lipase maturation factor family protein, with protein sequence MDWFTATDYWLARQVVQRGTAAIYLIAFIAAARQFRALMGSAGLLPIPQFLARTSFRNAPSIFHLHYTDRFCATICWLGAALSVLLLAGFSDAVPLWAAMLTWLCVWALYLSIVNVGQTWYSFGWESLLLETGFLVVFLGNDDTAPPILVLLLVRWLVFRVEFGAGMIKLRGDRCWRTLTCLYYHHETQPMPGPLSWFFHHLPKPLHRIEVAGNHFAQLVVPFALFAPQPVASYAAAIIIVTQLWLVASGNFAWLNWVTIVLAFGAVSDSVLPVTTPDLPPAPAWFIVVVLAFTATIVVLSYWPARNLVSKRQRMNVSYNRYHLVNSYGAFGVVGRTRDEVIIEGTADAHLTEHTVWREYEFKGKPGDVHRWPRQYAPYHLRLDWLMWFAAISPAYAKPWLRTLLVRLLENDRETLKLLRSNPFGDAPPRHVRAQLYRYRFSTWAELRHEHVCWHRTLLGQYLPPVTLRTPHGQTAGG